One part of the Candidatus Diapherotrites archaeon genome encodes these proteins:
- the rplM gene encoding 50S ribosomal protein L13: MTNPPITKKPASSPPSRGDATHHVDATNLVVGRLASHVAQDLLKGKRVIIVNAEKAVFTGNPIVLSTRWQKRLDLRPKGNPEFGPRFSKMPDRILKEIIEGMLPSKRMRGREALRRLRVYIGTPTQYEGKTFEPLEKARNQRAKGVFSVLQLAESIGYTGLKDR, from the coding sequence ATGACCAACCCCCCTATAACTAAAAAACCAGCTTCCTCCCCACCCAGTAGGGGGGATGCGACACACCATGTCGATGCGACTAATCTCGTGGTCGGGCGTCTGGCTTCTCACGTGGCGCAAGACTTGCTGAAGGGGAAGCGTGTGATTATTGTGAATGCGGAGAAGGCCGTTTTCACTGGAAATCCCATCGTGCTCTCGACCCGCTGGCAAAAACGACTTGATTTACGTCCCAAAGGAAATCCTGAATTCGGACCCCGCTTCTCTAAAATGCCCGACCGCATCCTCAAAGAGATCATCGAGGGGATGTTGCCCTCCAAACGGATGCGGGGACGCGAGGCTCTGCGGCGTTTGCGGGTTTACATCGGGACACCCACCCAATATGAAGGAAAAACATTTGAACCACTGGAAAAAGCCCGCAATCAGAGAGCCAAAGGGGTTTTTAGCGTGTTGCAATTAGCCGAATCCATCGGGTACACCGGATTGAAAGACAGGTGA
- the rpsM gene encoding 30S ribosomal protein S13, translated as MAENRYIVRIAGRDLNGNKPIYHALAEIKGIGTRMARILAYEFERVHHVSHLTKIGELPEDMDAHLEQIVLNPLLHQVPLWAVNRRQAIAGKDGHLVMNDLDFAIRNDLQTMKKLHSYKGVRHSLGLTVRGQRTKTSGRKRGASVGVDKKKEAPATKGEKK; from the coding sequence ATGGCTGAGAACCGATATATCGTGCGTATCGCCGGACGCGACTTGAATGGGAACAAACCTATTTATCACGCCCTCGCCGAGATCAAGGGGATCGGCACGCGCATGGCACGCATCCTCGCTTATGAATTCGAACGGGTGCACCACGTATCCCACTTGACTAAGATCGGGGAACTCCCAGAAGACATGGATGCCCACCTCGAACAGATCGTGCTGAACCCACTGCTCCATCAGGTGCCCCTGTGGGCTGTTAATCGCCGCCAAGCCATTGCCGGAAAAGATGGCCATCTCGTCATGAACGACCTGGATTTCGCCATCCGGAATGATTTGCAGACGATGAAGAAATTGCACTCCTACAAAGGCGTGCGACACTCCCTCGGACTAACCGTACGCGGGCAACGCACCAAGACGAGTGGACGAAAACGAGGCGCCTCGGTGGGTGTGGATAAGAAGAAAGAGGCTCCCGCCACGAAGGGAGAGAAGAAGTGA
- a CDS encoding DNA-directed DNA polymerase has protein sequence MASRSKETGEGWLLDVQMHEDQGKSVVEVYVRTPGGVKLFLDRTFPPYFYITCDSRFPIPEMISSLENETFPGGIRLAHVQKVTRANQVFIRLDFHRIPDLLGVRELILRYPHVKEMHEYNIPYTRRYLLDKKLIPNQKIELTLNQTGDIHSISSLDSPPASWRVASFDIETCGLGTSPNSDADEIISIAITTPEGNKVFMPQHVDDLTTLVRDEKHLLEQFITFLRLANVDIIATYNGDGFDFPFLLARAQKHGVSLDLGFGEPQLVGRGSGHEARVKGMPHVDVLQLARLLNRFQALKTVKLDLGSVMQAVFGEGEKTLTHVQIREIWQTKKGLEKLALYNLNDTIFTQRLALEFLPLLLEISRIVRLSVSDTCRATASQLVEAVLFAECVTRNIPIPSPPTDEQVNARTQNPIEGGYVKEPTAGLHSHVAVLDFRSLYPSIMISHNISPETLDCAHKECQKGPNRAPTGHWFCTKEKGLVASVMDDILRQRIAVQKEMDTLSKDDPRQPNLKARKQALKILLNSFFGTLGFPRFRWYSRESARAITAWARHYIQKTLVDVEKEGYTAIYTDTDSAFLLLPPDKNEKDMHALVKKINKTLPGIMELEFEGLYKRGLFVTRKEGHAAKKRYALADYDNQLTIVGFEYVRRDWSKVARETQKTVLQEVLVNGNPEAALRAVQLTISRLREGKIPNKDLVVHTQMQRRPSSYATTTPHVSAALKAMKRGKDIRVGAMLGFIITTKGKTISEKAELEEFVKEGDYDAEYYILHQVVPAIERILVELGYDPHDLRNQGKQTGLGAFN, from the coding sequence ATGGCCTCGCGCAGCAAGGAAACAGGGGAGGGGTGGCTGTTAGATGTGCAGATGCACGAAGACCAGGGAAAGAGCGTCGTGGAGGTATATGTCCGCACCCCGGGAGGGGTGAAATTGTTCCTGGATAGAACATTCCCCCCTTACTTCTACATAACATGTGATTCCCGGTTCCCCATTCCCGAAATGATTTCCAGCCTTGAAAATGAGACGTTCCCTGGAGGTATCCGCCTTGCTCACGTCCAAAAAGTCACCCGAGCCAACCAGGTATTTATCCGCTTGGATTTCCACCGCATTCCCGACCTATTAGGGGTGAGGGAGCTGATTCTCCGCTATCCTCATGTGAAGGAGATGCATGAGTATAACATCCCCTACACCCGGCGTTATCTCCTGGATAAAAAACTCATTCCCAATCAGAAAATTGAATTGACGCTAAACCAAACAGGAGATATCCATTCAATTTCTTCCCTCGATTCACCCCCCGCGTCTTGGCGAGTTGCTTCTTTCGACATCGAAACATGTGGGTTAGGGACTTCGCCCAATTCTGACGCGGATGAAATCATTTCCATTGCCATTACCACTCCTGAAGGAAACAAAGTGTTCATGCCCCAGCATGTGGATGACCTAACCACTTTGGTTCGGGATGAAAAACATCTTCTCGAACAATTCATCACATTCCTTCGTCTCGCGAATGTGGATATTATTGCCACCTACAATGGTGATGGGTTTGATTTTCCTTTTCTCCTGGCGCGCGCCCAGAAACATGGGGTGTCCCTGGACCTTGGATTTGGTGAACCCCAACTCGTGGGACGTGGCAGCGGGCACGAAGCCCGGGTAAAAGGGATGCCCCACGTGGATGTGTTGCAACTCGCCCGCCTCTTGAATCGTTTTCAGGCCCTCAAAACCGTGAAATTGGATTTGGGGAGTGTGATGCAGGCCGTTTTCGGGGAAGGGGAGAAAACGCTGACCCATGTTCAGATCCGCGAAATCTGGCAAACCAAAAAAGGATTAGAAAAATTGGCCCTCTACAACCTCAATGACACTATTTTCACCCAGCGTCTCGCCCTGGAATTCCTTCCCCTCCTGCTCGAGATATCCAGAATCGTCCGATTGTCAGTCTCGGATACGTGCCGCGCCACCGCCTCCCAATTGGTGGAGGCCGTGCTTTTCGCCGAATGTGTAACACGAAACATTCCCATCCCTAGTCCCCCCACGGACGAACAGGTGAATGCCCGCACCCAGAATCCCATCGAAGGGGGTTACGTGAAGGAACCCACGGCCGGCTTGCATTCGCACGTGGCGGTGTTGGACTTCCGCTCCCTGTATCCAAGTATTATGATCTCGCACAACATTTCCCCCGAGACACTGGATTGTGCGCATAAGGAGTGCCAGAAAGGCCCCAACCGCGCCCCCACGGGGCACTGGTTCTGCACCAAAGAAAAAGGATTGGTCGCCTCAGTGATGGATGATATCCTCCGCCAGCGCATCGCCGTGCAGAAAGAAATGGATACCCTTTCCAAAGACGATCCGCGCCAGCCCAATCTGAAAGCACGCAAGCAGGCGTTGAAGATACTGCTCAACTCCTTCTTTGGGACGCTCGGATTTCCACGCTTCCGCTGGTACTCCCGCGAATCCGCCCGGGCTATTACTGCGTGGGCGCGGCACTATATTCAGAAGACACTTGTGGATGTTGAAAAAGAAGGATATACTGCCATTTACACAGATACAGATTCGGCATTTTTGTTGTTGCCACCAGATAAAAACGAAAAGGATATGCACGCGCTCGTGAAGAAAATAAACAAAACTCTGCCCGGCATTATGGAACTGGAATTCGAAGGCCTCTACAAGCGCGGGCTTTTTGTCACCAGGAAAGAGGGGCACGCGGCCAAGAAACGATACGCCCTCGCGGACTATGACAACCAACTCACGATCGTTGGATTCGAGTATGTGCGGCGCGACTGGTCCAAGGTTGCGCGGGAGACGCAGAAGACCGTGCTCCAGGAAGTCCTCGTGAATGGGAATCCCGAGGCCGCGCTGAGAGCCGTCCAACTGACTATTTCCCGTCTCCGCGAAGGGAAAATTCCCAATAAGGATTTAGTAGTACACACCCAGATGCAGCGCCGTCCCTCATCCTACGCTACAACAACCCCCCATGTCTCCGCCGCGCTCAAGGCCATGAAGCGGGGGAAAGACATCCGAGTGGGGGCCATGCTGGGGTTCATCATAACTACCAAAGGAAAAACCATTTCAGAGAAAGCCGAACTCGAGGAATTCGTGAAAGAAGGGGACTACGACGCCGAATACTACATTCTCCACCAAGTTGTACCCGCCATCGAACGTATTCTCGTGGAACTGGGATACGACCCCCATGATTTGCGCAATCAAGGAAAACAGACCGGGCTGGGGGCGTTTAACTAA
- the rpsI gene encoding 30S ribosomal protein S9 → MAKRKKQMMFKAKKKEAIAKTIISPGRGVVRINARHLNLVEPPEVQTFIREPLLLAGEAAHAFDFDVRVQGSGPMSQAVAVRATLAKALAEHLGDDLRKKYLQYDRMLLVDDPRRTEPKKPLGPKARRKKQHSKR, encoded by the coding sequence ATGGCGAAACGGAAAAAGCAAATGATGTTCAAGGCCAAGAAGAAAGAGGCTATCGCCAAAACCATCATCTCTCCCGGGAGGGGGGTGGTGAGGATCAATGCCCGCCACCTGAATCTCGTGGAACCCCCTGAGGTACAAACCTTTATCCGGGAACCATTGCTCCTGGCGGGGGAAGCGGCCCATGCATTCGATTTTGATGTCAGGGTGCAGGGATCAGGGCCCATGTCCCAAGCGGTGGCGGTTAGGGCCACGCTGGCCAAAGCCTTAGCGGAACATCTAGGGGATGACCTGCGAAAGAAATACCTCCAATACGACCGGATGCTCCTCGTGGACGATCCCCGGCGGACCGAACCAAAGAAACCTTTAGGGCCCAAAGCACGGAGGAAGAAACAGCATTCCAAACGCTGA
- a CDS encoding 50S ribosomal protein L18e, producing the protein MKRSGPTNPMTRQLVVQLDKQGKKTKQNVFRTLATLIQTSTRNRAEVNVDHLNGMAIRFKDKVFVVPGKVMGKGDVSEKMEVAALGFSQAARDKITGKQGTIYTLAQLIENNIPSSRMMVVK; encoded by the coding sequence ATGAAACGAAGCGGACCAACCAATCCAATGACGCGACAACTCGTGGTGCAGTTGGACAAGCAGGGAAAAAAGACCAAGCAGAATGTGTTCCGCACGCTCGCCACGCTCATCCAAACTTCCACCCGCAACCGGGCGGAAGTGAATGTGGATCATCTCAATGGGATGGCCATCCGATTCAAGGACAAGGTATTCGTCGTCCCCGGAAAAGTCATGGGGAAAGGGGATGTTTCTGAGAAGATGGAAGTGGCCGCCCTGGGGTTCTCGCAGGCGGCGAGAGATAAAATCACGGGGAAGCAAGGAACGATTTACACGCTCGCCCAATTGATTGAAAACAATATTCCTTCCTCTCGGATGATGGTGGTGAAATAG
- a CDS encoding EMC3/TMCO1 family protein has translation MLINAGVDLVLIAGAIVFVSQILQIVLIDRKEFRKNQKEMKAKSQEHRELLKKGGASKDEIDRVQREMMELTTKSMKHMPKMMIGSILVVLPLFVFATSIYHEAKIDLFFPLTLVWDQADWFWWYMLCSLIISFTVNRVLALYEDRAEKKILSGT, from the coding sequence ATGTTAATCAATGCGGGCGTGGATTTGGTGTTGATTGCGGGCGCAATCGTATTCGTATCTCAAATCCTGCAAATCGTGCTGATCGACCGGAAGGAATTCAGGAAAAATCAGAAAGAGATGAAAGCCAAGAGTCAGGAGCACCGGGAACTATTGAAAAAAGGAGGGGCCAGCAAAGACGAAATCGACCGCGTCCAACGCGAGATGATGGAACTCACCACCAAGAGCATGAAACACATGCCCAAGATGATGATTGGATCTATCCTCGTCGTGCTGCCGCTGTTCGTATTCGCCACCAGCATATATCATGAAGCCAAAATCGATCTGTTTTTCCCCCTCACCCTCGTGTGGGATCAGGCGGATTGGTTCTGGTGGTATATGCTCTGCAGCTTGATCATCAGTTTTACGGTGAACCGCGTGCTCGCCCTATATGAAGACCGCGCGGAAAAGAAGATATTATCTGGAACGTGA
- the map gene encoding type II methionyl aminopeptidase — MDPLIVAHYETAAKVHALCRQKARDMIQPGVKLLDIAEEIEALTKKNGCGIAFPINLSLNDIAAHYTPSAGDETLVKKGDVLKVDIGVHHDGYIVDAAFTLDFSGDAEVANLVTATQAALEAGFKEVKMGVEVRVLGAAIGGTLKKYGVDPILNLSGHGLDAYTAHCSPTIPNIANDDPSPIEEGHAYAMEPFASIRGNGEIFEAPQIEIFEVHEKVPVRNPHARRMVDFCLEHYEGLPFAERWLARDLDMSDFSRKTALRDLVKFGAITPHPVLREKKGAIVAQFETTMLINQDSVKRLV, encoded by the coding sequence ATGGACCCCCTCATTGTTGCCCATTACGAGACCGCCGCTAAAGTGCATGCGCTCTGCCGCCAGAAAGCGCGGGATATGATCCAGCCGGGAGTGAAACTATTGGATATCGCGGAAGAGATTGAGGCCTTGACAAAAAAAAACGGGTGCGGCATCGCCTTTCCCATCAACTTATCCCTGAATGACATCGCCGCCCACTATACTCCATCCGCCGGGGACGAGACGCTGGTGAAAAAAGGGGATGTGTTGAAAGTGGACATCGGGGTGCACCATGACGGGTACATTGTCGACGCGGCCTTCACACTTGATTTCTCTGGCGACGCGGAAGTGGCCAACTTGGTCACCGCCACGCAAGCCGCTCTGGAAGCGGGGTTCAAGGAAGTCAAAATGGGAGTGGAAGTACGAGTTCTTGGAGCCGCCATCGGGGGCACCCTGAAAAAATATGGGGTGGATCCCATTCTCAACTTGTCCGGCCACGGACTCGACGCCTACACGGCTCACTGTTCCCCTACCATTCCAAATATTGCCAATGACGACCCATCCCCCATTGAAGAGGGACATGCCTACGCCATGGAACCCTTCGCTTCCATCCGGGGAAATGGAGAAATTTTCGAGGCCCCCCAAATAGAAATTTTCGAAGTGCATGAAAAGGTGCCCGTTCGCAATCCCCATGCGCGCCGCATGGTTGATTTCTGCCTCGAACACTATGAAGGATTGCCCTTCGCGGAACGATGGCTCGCCCGCGATTTGGATATGTCGGATTTCTCCCGAAAGACCGCGCTGCGCGACCTGGTGAAATTTGGTGCCATCACCCCTCATCCAGTGTTGCGGGAGAAGAAGGGGGCCATCGTGGCCCAATTCGAGACTACCATGTTAATAAACCAGGATTCAGTCAAGCGCCTGGTATGA
- a CDS encoding 50S ribosomal protein L14e: MTLFEIGRVCYKSSGRDAGKKIVVVGALKDGFVLAEGARTKRKCNVRHLIPTEKKVKLAADYTHKDITDMLKGN, from the coding sequence ATGACCCTTTTTGAAATAGGCCGGGTTTGTTACAAATCCTCTGGGAGAGACGCGGGGAAAAAAATAGTCGTCGTCGGAGCATTGAAAGATGGATTCGTATTAGCGGAAGGAGCGCGGACCAAAAGGAAATGCAATGTGCGTCATCTCATCCCAACCGAGAAGAAAGTAAAACTGGCCGCCGATTATACGCATAAAGATATCACCGACATGTTGAAGGGGAATTAG
- the rpsK gene encoding 30S ribosomal protein S11, whose protein sequence is MANDKIGLIHVFATHNNTIMLLTDVTGAETLAKCSGGVVIKTQHKEGSPYAAMKIAETIAQKAREKGIDQVHVRVRAKGGIRPRNPGQGAEAAIRSLTRNGMRIISIENVTPVPHDGTRKKKKHRSKKV, encoded by the coding sequence ATGGCCAACGACAAAATAGGACTGATCCACGTGTTCGCGACGCACAACAATACGATTATGCTCCTCACCGATGTGACGGGAGCGGAAACCCTTGCCAAGTGCTCAGGGGGAGTGGTTATCAAGACCCAACACAAAGAAGGAAGCCCTTATGCCGCCATGAAGATCGCCGAAACCATCGCGCAGAAAGCACGGGAAAAAGGCATCGACCAAGTCCACGTGAGAGTGCGCGCGAAAGGGGGCATCCGACCCCGCAATCCCGGGCAGGGAGCCGAAGCCGCCATCCGGAGCTTGACACGGAATGGGATGCGGATTATTTCCATCGAGAATGTAACCCCTGTTCCCCATGATGGGACACGCAAGAAGAAAAAACACCGGAGCAAAAAGGTCTAA
- a CDS encoding 50S ribosomal protein L34e has protein sequence MPNKSDRRKLRGFRKTAKGTRMVVRDKKRKILRSALTNEVLHGVPHGTNPKKMSKLAKTHRRPSVPFGGILGTKARRRVVHEMALVAAGKKTIGDVDLPLQPYVDHLLRREAA, from the coding sequence ATGCCCAACAAATCCGATCGACGAAAACTCCGCGGGTTCCGCAAGACCGCCAAAGGGACCCGAATGGTAGTTCGCGATAAAAAACGAAAAATACTCCGCTCTGCCCTCACCAATGAAGTGCTGCATGGCGTTCCCCATGGGACGAATCCTAAAAAGATGAGCAAGCTCGCCAAGACCCATCGCCGACCTTCTGTTCCATTTGGAGGCATCCTGGGAACAAAGGCGCGAAGGCGCGTGGTGCATGAAATGGCCCTCGTGGCCGCGGGAAAGAAAACCATAGGCGATGTAGATCTGCCCCTTCAACCGTATGTCGATCACCTCCTCCGGAGGGAAGCCGCATGA
- a CDS encoding 30S ribosomal protein S4, producing MGDPRHLKKKYGSPKKPWDRKILEHERQMVDSYGLTNKRELRRVEAILRKKRANAKAVLALPLEERPAREKELLDNMIKLGIMRGKPTLNDVLSLTVDSFLERRLQTVVWRKRLANTSKQARQFITHGHISLNGKKVTIPSYVVTKDEEVALAYYGKPMILLSPDGKEKDRKQLENEFAEARGEPQGVETPLVGEEGEAPVSPEAADATEEGK from the coding sequence ATGGGTGATCCGCGACACTTGAAAAAGAAATATGGGAGCCCCAAGAAACCGTGGGACCGGAAAATTCTGGAACACGAGCGACAGATGGTCGATTCCTACGGCTTGACCAATAAGCGAGAACTCCGACGGGTCGAAGCCATATTACGGAAGAAACGCGCCAACGCCAAAGCGGTGCTGGCCCTCCCTCTAGAAGAACGACCGGCCCGGGAGAAAGAACTTTTAGACAACATGATTAAACTGGGCATCATGCGGGGAAAACCCACGCTCAATGATGTGCTCTCCCTCACGGTTGACAGCTTCCTCGAACGACGCCTCCAAACCGTGGTGTGGCGCAAGCGCCTGGCCAACACCTCCAAACAAGCCCGCCAATTCATCACGCATGGACACATTTCCCTGAATGGAAAGAAAGTGACGATTCCCTCCTATGTTGTAACCAAGGATGAAGAGGTCGCCCTGGCCTACTATGGGAAGCCCATGATTCTCCTATCCCCGGATGGGAAAGAGAAGGACCGGAAACAATTGGAGAATGAATTCGCGGAAGCCCGCGGCGAACCCCAAGGGGTTGAAACCCCATTAGTCGGAGAAGAAGGAGAAGCTCCTGTATCTCCCGAAGCAGCCGACGCCACCGAGGAAGGGAAGTGA
- the rpsB gene encoding 30S ribosomal protein S2: MTDKQDDIQNTPVGTNPLMEKYLTSGAHIGARFKSGDMGKYIYKQRRDGLKVLDIQMIDQRVKHVGQFLSRYAPHEIIVVSRKMYGKTPVEEFAATIGCRALTGRFVPGTFTNPEGKEFLQPKVVIITEPESDVQAIQEASLARAAVVALASTNNELRNIDVVLPVNNKGRKSLALIYWLLARGYLIGTGKIADEESFTRTPEEFEHPVREGDDDGARKRRPRMGGNGGRGRGRFSRYDEAASG; encoded by the coding sequence ATGACTGACAAACAAGATGATATCCAGAACACCCCCGTCGGGACTAATCCCCTCATGGAGAAATACCTTACTTCCGGTGCCCACATCGGCGCCCGATTCAAATCAGGGGATATGGGAAAGTACATCTACAAACAGCGTCGGGACGGGCTAAAAGTGCTGGATATCCAGATGATTGACCAACGCGTCAAGCACGTGGGACAATTCCTCTCCCGGTATGCCCCGCATGAAATTATTGTGGTCAGCCGAAAGATGTATGGGAAAACACCGGTTGAAGAATTCGCCGCGACCATCGGATGCCGCGCGCTCACCGGACGATTCGTGCCCGGAACATTTACCAATCCCGAAGGGAAGGAATTTTTACAACCCAAAGTGGTCATCATCACCGAACCAGAGTCCGATGTGCAAGCCATCCAAGAAGCCTCCCTCGCCCGGGCAGCTGTAGTGGCATTAGCATCAACGAACAATGAACTCAGAAACATCGATGTGGTTCTTCCCGTGAACAATAAAGGGCGCAAATCCCTGGCCCTCATCTATTGGCTCCTGGCCCGGGGCTATTTAATCGGAACGGGAAAGATCGCGGATGAAGAATCCTTTACCAGGACGCCCGAAGAGTTCGAACACCCGGTGCGGGAAGGGGATGACGATGGTGCGCGCAAACGCCGACCCCGCATGGGTGGGAATGGGGGACGAGGGAGAGGACGTTTTTCCCGCTACGACGAGGCCGCCTCCGGATAA
- a CDS encoding class 1 isoprenoid biosynthesis enzyme translates to MALQKFEKSFAVYVKAGYEFATAKKFPSNHEKLLREISNGLDDSVMMLDDIIDASKTRNGKACIYVQEGIPFTIIKAEKLRFESIRKMTKISNLLKTKDSFKIELFQAIHGYLFDLYRGEILISSSNKSSSFENYFLAVRLFTGGHVSTGFNVGQLLANKKPSKKLEKIAHSIGIIRQINDDIQDYFEKHHEPFGDFLSGNNRLPEVLFIKYGGNKKSVISLAKKGEIAKARNVVLNDKVKDAIRKIYIDEIKKIESTRLSFPHARFLEPISI, encoded by the coding sequence ATGGCATTGCAAAAATTCGAAAAAAGTTTTGCAGTATATGTGAAAGCAGGATATGAGTTTGCAACTGCAAAAAAGTTTCCATCCAACCATGAAAAATTGCTTAGAGAAATATCTAATGGTCTTGATGATTCTGTAATGATGCTTGATGATATTATTGATGCCTCAAAAACGCGTAACGGAAAAGCTTGTATTTATGTTCAAGAAGGAATTCCATTTACTATAATCAAAGCAGAAAAACTGCGGTTTGAATCCATTCGAAAAATGACAAAGATTTCTAATTTATTAAAAACAAAGGATTCATTTAAGATTGAATTATTTCAAGCTATTCATGGTTATTTATTTGACTTATATCGTGGTGAGATTTTAATCTCCTCCTCAAACAAGTCAAGTAGTTTTGAAAACTATTTTCTAGCTGTTCGTTTATTCACGGGTGGGCATGTTTCTACGGGATTTAATGTGGGACAATTGTTAGCAAATAAAAAACCGAGTAAAAAATTAGAAAAAATTGCTCATTCTATAGGAATAATTCGACAAATTAATGACGACATTCAAGATTACTTCGAAAAACATCACGAACCATTTGGCGATTTTTTATCTGGAAATAATCGTCTTCCTGAAGTTCTATTCATAAAGTATGGTGGCAATAAGAAATCAGTTATATCATTGGCTAAGAAAGGTGAAATTGCAAAGGCTCGAAATGTGGTGCTAAATGATAAAGTAAAGGATGCCATAAGGAAAATCTATATTGATGAAATCAAAAAGATTGAATCCACTCGCTTAAGTTTCCCACACGCCCGCTTCCTGGAACCCATTTCAATTTAG
- a CDS encoding DNA-directed RNA polymerase subunit D: MARNVIKVLSEKGSRTQLLVKGTNLATMNALRRIIMSEVPTLAIEELSIYENNGVLFDEFIGHRLGLVPISMDPKSYKLGDKVKMTLEAEGPCTVYSGDIKILDEGIQVLDKKIPLAKLKADQHIRLEGECVVGVGKDHVKYQPAIVGYRMLPLFTINENISPEMGEKLVKSCPVNIIEMKGKKISITEPSDCTLCGHCEEVGGAGIIQVDPDESGFVMTMEGTGALSTRQLVEEAISIMESKAKDFADRVKDGL, encoded by the coding sequence ATGGCGAGAAACGTGATAAAAGTTTTGTCGGAGAAAGGGAGCCGAACCCAACTCCTGGTCAAAGGGACAAATCTGGCGACGATGAACGCCTTGCGCCGCATCATCATGTCTGAAGTACCTACGCTCGCCATTGAGGAACTGAGTATCTATGAAAACAATGGGGTGTTATTCGACGAATTCATAGGACACCGATTGGGACTGGTTCCTATTTCCATGGATCCCAAATCCTACAAACTGGGAGACAAAGTGAAAATGACCCTTGAAGCAGAAGGACCCTGCACGGTGTACAGCGGGGACATCAAGATCCTGGATGAGGGAATCCAAGTCCTGGACAAAAAGATTCCCCTGGCTAAGCTCAAAGCCGATCAACACATTCGGCTGGAAGGGGAATGCGTCGTGGGGGTGGGGAAGGATCATGTCAAATACCAACCCGCCATCGTGGGCTACCGCATGTTACCCCTATTCACGATTAATGAGAATATTTCCCCCGAAATGGGAGAAAAGCTGGTGAAGAGCTGTCCCGTGAACATCATTGAAATGAAAGGAAAGAAGATCAGCATCACGGAACCGAGCGACTGCACCCTCTGCGGGCATTGCGAGGAAGTGGGTGGCGCGGGAATCATCCAAGTCGACCCAGATGAAAGCGGGTTCGTCATGACGATGGAAGGAACCGGGGCCCTCTCAACCAGGCAGCTCGTAGAAGAGGCCATTTCGATTATGGAAAGCAAAGCAAAAGACTTCGCCGACCGGGTGAAAGATGGATTGTGA
- a CDS encoding DNA-directed RNA polymerase subunit N encodes MIMPVRCFSCGKPVAGYHDEIQSRVKKGEKWEDIFQELGITRYCCRRMLRSHVELIDDVMRYNV; translated from the coding sequence ATGATCATGCCAGTACGATGCTTCTCATGCGGAAAACCCGTCGCGGGATACCATGACGAAATTCAATCCCGTGTCAAGAAGGGAGAGAAATGGGAAGATATTTTCCAAGAATTGGGGATAACAAGGTATTGTTGCCGACGAATGCTCCGCAGTCATGTCGAATTAATCGATGACGTGATGCGATATAACGTGTGA